One genomic region from Armatimonadota bacterium encodes:
- a CDS encoding DUF3604 domain-containing protein produces the protein MAHRVRLLLALSVVLALPAPAQTGQRRQILDNGGFEQGLVNWEPHPEHVLIEDVEQAHSGERCLFGEVTKPSEARVLKRQVEMSPDRLYEFSIWARATNQTKLVLWRTTAGKRIMVDAWQRVPGKWTQYTVPVSVEEPGLTTLEIVAPSSYGEPVGKMWIDDVRLFEYDTPPAVEISGGTGFNDAPVLAVTSDGRVWMAWISFRDGRDTLQAAVGDLVAGTLTVARRWPVEGAQGYLLGPTLATDGLRVWLAYAQEIDGNWDVFAAPLNESGPGKPVRVTADPAVDVKPACGVTADGVWVAWESNRDQSRRQVYLARVRGDSVTEPVRLSTPGTNNYSPTLALQADGNPYVVWHGFRDGNADLFAWDGSNPRAGEQRLTTCSLVDREPRLVSGPQGLWLTWDVAGSAQYHVGSANLKRSQIGLITPDGLRCPIGLRETPLWARAEFVTPCIDPSGRLWVTCREPRGRAGWDVTVLCYSGQTWTQRLRVSAQKGLCRRAELAVVEDRAVVLFQADDIPSAWDSPEESASATSRILAAALDTSSAPQPAQLALEPYSPPQEPYQAAEIRRERGEDRSGWSIDYNGQRLNLYFGDLHEHSDTSVCNRTGDQTQDQSYQSMRDVACYDFAAITDHGYNLNAYLWSHAGKMARSNTDVGRFLGFLAEEWTSSFEEYDEKYPYGFYGHRNLILEDPYFPLWFNARDRKKPIEVWDALARENASYVHIPHQLADTGNVPTDWEFIDERNQPVAEIFQTRGSYEYKGAPRMAGSTTPEGWFLQDAWARGIVIGVIAAPDHGGGYGKAAVYAPELTRGAILDAMRARHTYGTTAAKILLDVRVNGHLMGEKAPAHEGRPVTVDVRVDCPAEIDKVEICRNNVFIHSRDVDGRATEMRFVDNTPPAGPCYYYVRVMQEDGEIAWSSPVWLGEPGPIN, from the coding sequence ATGGCTCACCGTGTCCGCCTGCTCCTGGCACTCAGCGTCGTTCTTGCCCTGCCGGCGCCGGCCCAGACTGGGCAGCGCCGACAGATCCTCGACAATGGTGGTTTTGAACAGGGCCTCGTCAACTGGGAACCTCACCCCGAACACGTGCTTATCGAGGATGTCGAACAGGCACATTCCGGCGAACGCTGCCTGTTCGGGGAAGTGACCAAGCCAAGCGAAGCTCGAGTGCTCAAGCGCCAGGTGGAGATGAGTCCCGATCGTCTCTATGAGTTCAGTATCTGGGCCCGCGCTACCAACCAGACGAAACTGGTTCTGTGGCGCACCACTGCGGGCAAGAGAATCATGGTGGATGCCTGGCAGCGCGTCCCCGGGAAGTGGACCCAGTACACCGTCCCGGTGAGCGTCGAGGAGCCGGGGTTGACTACCCTTGAGATTGTGGCCCCCTCATCGTACGGCGAGCCCGTCGGGAAGATGTGGATCGACGACGTGCGATTGTTCGAGTATGACACGCCGCCGGCGGTCGAAATATCCGGCGGCACCGGTTTCAACGACGCACCTGTGCTTGCCGTGACCAGTGACGGGCGGGTCTGGATGGCGTGGATATCCTTCCGGGACGGAAGAGACACGCTCCAGGCTGCGGTGGGCGATCTGGTGGCAGGCACGCTGACTGTGGCGCGGAGGTGGCCGGTGGAGGGAGCGCAGGGGTACCTCCTTGGGCCCACACTGGCCACGGACGGCTTGCGGGTCTGGTTGGCGTATGCGCAGGAAATCGATGGGAACTGGGATGTTTTTGCGGCCCCGCTCAACGAGAGTGGCCCGGGGAAGCCTGTGCGCGTCACCGCGGATCCGGCTGTTGATGTAAAGCCCGCCTGTGGGGTGACTGCTGATGGCGTCTGGGTCGCCTGGGAGTCCAACCGCGACCAGTCCCGGCGGCAGGTCTATCTGGCGCGGGTGCGGGGCGACAGTGTGACCGAGCCTGTCCGGCTGTCCACACCCGGCACTAACAACTACTCACCGACCCTCGCACTTCAGGCCGATGGGAATCCATACGTGGTCTGGCACGGTTTCCGGGACGGCAATGCCGACTTGTTTGCGTGGGACGGCAGCAATCCGCGCGCGGGCGAGCAGCGTCTCACGACGTGTTCCCTTGTGGACCGCGAACCCCGGCTGGTTAGTGGCCCGCAGGGGCTCTGGCTGACCTGGGATGTAGCCGGCTCCGCACAGTACCATGTGGGTTCCGCGAACCTGAAGCGTTCGCAGATTGGGCTGATTACCCCTGATGGTCTGCGGTGTCCCATTGGACTGCGCGAGACCCCGCTGTGGGCCCGAGCGGAGTTCGTGACCCCGTGTATCGACCCCTCCGGTCGCCTCTGGGTCACTTGCCGGGAGCCCCGGGGACGGGCTGGCTGGGACGTGACCGTGCTCTGCTACAGCGGACAGACATGGACGCAGCGCCTGCGTGTGTCGGCACAAAAGGGGCTGTGCAGGCGAGCAGAGCTGGCAGTCGTGGAGGACAGGGCGGTGGTACTGTTCCAGGCTGATGATATCCCCAGTGCCTGGGACTCTCCGGAGGAGTCGGCGTCAGCGACCAGCCGCATTCTTGCTGCCGCCCTGGATACCTCGTCGGCTCCCCAGCCGGCCCAGCTGGCACTTGAGCCTTATTCGCCGCCACAGGAGCCGTATCAGGCGGCAGAGATTCGCAGGGAGCGCGGAGAAGACCGGTCAGGCTGGAGCATCGACTACAATGGGCAGAGGCTGAACCTGTACTTCGGTGACCTGCATGAACACAGTGACACCTCGGTGTGCAATCGGACCGGAGACCAGACCCAGGACCAGAGTTACCAGAGCATGCGGGACGTTGCCTGCTACGATTTCGCAGCGATCACCGATCACGGGTACAACCTCAATGCGTACCTCTGGTCTCATGCCGGCAAGATGGCGCGCTCAAACACCGATGTCGGACGATTCCTCGGTTTTCTGGCCGAGGAGTGGACGTCCTCCTTCGAAGAGTACGATGAGAAGTATCCCTATGGTTTCTACGGACACAGGAACCTGATCCTGGAGGACCCCTACTTCCCACTGTGGTTCAATGCCCGCGACCGCAAGAAGCCCATCGAAGTGTGGGACGCTCTGGCGCGTGAGAACGCCAGCTATGTACACATCCCTCACCAGCTTGCGGACACCGGGAACGTCCCCACCGATTGGGAATTCATTGACGAACGGAACCAGCCGGTGGCCGAGATTTTCCAGACGCGGGGCTCGTACGAGTACAAAGGCGCACCCAGGATGGCAGGATCCACCACTCCCGAAGGCTGGTTTCTTCAAGATGCCTGGGCGCGTGGCATTGTAATCGGCGTCATTGCGGCACCGGACCACGGTGGCGGCTACGGCAAAGCCGCGGTCTACGCACCGGAACTGACGCGGGGCGCTATTCTTGATGCCATGCGCGCCCGGCATACCTACGGAACCACGGCGGCCAAGATACTCCTTGATGTCCGGGTCAACGGGCACCTGATGGGGGAGAAGGCCCCCGCCCACGAAGGGCGGCCGGTCACGGTGGATGTGCGAGTGGACTGTCCGGCGGAAATTGACAAGGTCGAGATCTGCCGCAACAATGTTTTCATTCATTCCCGTGACGTCGACGGGCGAGCAACCGAGATGCGGTTCGTGGACAACACCCCACCTGCCGGGCCATGTTATTACTACGTCCGGGTGATGCAGGAAGACGGGGAGATCGCCTGGTCTTCGCCGGTCTGGCTGGGCGAGCCGGGCCCCATCAACTAA
- the nadB gene encoding L-aspartate oxidase, protein MRSSEAGPGRTTIRSRFIVVGSGIAGLWTAWHLSAHGDVTLVTKSLLHESNTEYAQGGIAVALLPADSPELHKQDTLAAGDGLCDRPAVEILTREGPDAVRALIGIGAQFDSRDGKLIVGREAAHRRHRIIHAQGDATGAEVERAAAEAVINSPNIRVLEHTFVTEILLLHGKCVGIETLDSVSGERVRILGGSTLMATGGAGNLYRVTTNPPVTLGDGWAVAWAAGASLQDLEFVQFHPTALAAPGYPKFLISEAVRGEGAVLRNRAGEAFMVRYSKEFKDLAPRDEVSRAVLSEMNRDGADHVYLDLTPIGDAAAIQARFPGITAELKERGIWDETTFRIPVTPAAHYCMGGIRSDVNGQTSLPGLYSCGEAASCGVHGANRLASNSLLDGLVFGARSAKAMAGAPDLTDAEVSSAASMPAHDLLVADPAWRDRVRDLMWDYVGILRDGDGLAHAGRELEDLHRQIGHSAAGKPEEVETAMMIRAARLITQAALLRTESRGGHFRTDYPEQSDEWRKHIVVQRGPDDTLSISCAPVLD, encoded by the coding sequence ATGAGGTCCTCTGAAGCTGGTCCGGGCAGGACTACGATTCGCAGCCGGTTCATTGTGGTCGGTTCAGGCATCGCGGGCCTTTGGACAGCCTGGCACCTGAGTGCCCACGGCGATGTCACTCTCGTCACGAAGAGCCTCCTGCACGAAAGCAACACCGAATACGCTCAGGGCGGCATTGCCGTGGCCCTGCTGCCCGCGGATTCCCCCGAGCTGCACAAACAGGACACCCTGGCGGCGGGCGATGGGCTGTGTGATAGGCCTGCGGTGGAGATTCTCACTCGCGAAGGCCCCGATGCGGTCCGTGCGCTCATCGGGATCGGAGCGCAGTTCGACAGCCGCGACGGGAAGCTGATCGTGGGCCGCGAGGCCGCTCACCGCCGCCACCGGATCATCCACGCACAGGGAGACGCAACCGGCGCGGAAGTGGAGCGCGCGGCGGCAGAGGCGGTCATCAACTCCCCCAACATTCGGGTGTTGGAGCACACCTTTGTCACCGAGATTCTCCTTCTCCACGGCAAGTGCGTAGGCATCGAGACACTGGACTCGGTATCGGGCGAGCGCGTGCGCATCCTCGGCGGCAGCACTCTCATGGCTACCGGAGGGGCGGGGAACTTGTACAGGGTAACCACGAACCCTCCTGTGACCCTGGGTGACGGCTGGGCCGTTGCCTGGGCAGCAGGTGCAAGCCTGCAGGACCTGGAGTTCGTCCAGTTCCACCCTACCGCGCTGGCGGCGCCCGGATACCCCAAGTTCCTCATTTCCGAAGCCGTGCGGGGTGAGGGGGCGGTGCTGCGCAATCGTGCCGGCGAGGCATTCATGGTCCGGTATTCCAAGGAGTTCAAGGACCTGGCTCCCCGGGACGAAGTTTCCCGCGCGGTCCTTTCAGAAATGAACCGTGACGGTGCCGACCATGTCTACCTGGACTTGACCCCCATCGGCGACGCCGCGGCGATTCAGGCCCGGTTCCCGGGCATCACCGCGGAGCTCAAGGAGCGCGGGATCTGGGATGAGACCACATTCCGCATTCCGGTGACCCCGGCCGCGCATTACTGCATGGGCGGCATCCGATCGGACGTGAACGGCCAGACCTCCCTGCCCGGCCTTTATTCCTGCGGAGAGGCAGCCAGCTGCGGTGTGCACGGCGCTAACCGGCTGGCCTCCAACTCCCTGCTGGATGGTCTGGTCTTCGGCGCACGTTCGGCGAAAGCCATGGCCGGCGCGCCGGATCTGACCGACGCCGAGGTCTCCTCGGCCGCATCCATGCCTGCCCATGATCTCCTGGTTGCCGACCCTGCGTGGCGAGACCGCGTCCGCGACCTCATGTGGGATTACGTGGGTATTCTGCGTGACGGTGATGGGCTCGCCCATGCAGGGCGCGAGTTGGAGGATTTGCATCGCCAGATTGGTCACTCAGCGGCTGGGAAGCCGGAGGAAGTCGAGACGGCCATGATGATCCGCGCGGCCCGGCTCATCACTCAGGCGGCCCTTCTGCGCACCGAAAGTCGCGGCGGCCATTTCCGCACCGATTACCCTGAGCAGAGCGATGAATGGCGCAAGCACATCGTGGTCCAGCGCGGCCCCGACGACACCCTCAGTATCAGCTGCGCCCCGGTGCTCGACTAA
- the larE gene encoding ATP-dependent sacrificial sulfur transferase LarE has protein sequence MDALRRRLSACGSLLVAFSGGVDSSFLLAVAAQELPGKVLAVTVRSPLNPESEMAIAREQAAHIGAPHLFVDLDPLADEGVVNNLPDRCYHCKRAIFSRLRQIAADRGIAHIAHGENADDAGDFRPGKRAAAEMGIAAPLAEVGLTRREIRQLSREIGLPNWDRPSMACLASRVPYGTPLTLEVLQQIARAEEALREVQPGQLRVRHHGPAARIEVPADQIARLADPHLRGEIVRRVKLAGYNYVTLDLEGFRSGSANEVL, from the coding sequence ATGGATGCCCTGCGCAGGCGGCTGTCGGCATGCGGTAGCCTCCTCGTCGCATTTTCGGGAGGCGTTGACAGTTCGTTCCTGCTGGCAGTTGCCGCTCAAGAGCTGCCTGGGAAAGTGCTCGCAGTCACCGTTCGCTCACCTCTCAACCCCGAATCGGAGATGGCGATTGCCCGCGAGCAGGCGGCCCACATCGGCGCCCCACACCTGTTTGTCGATCTTGACCCATTGGCCGATGAAGGTGTCGTCAATAACCTTCCTGACCGCTGCTACCACTGCAAACGCGCCATCTTCAGTCGCCTGCGACAGATCGCGGCCGACCGGGGCATCGCGCACATCGCCCACGGTGAGAACGCCGACGACGCGGGGGATTTCCGGCCGGGCAAGCGCGCGGCTGCGGAGATGGGGATAGCGGCTCCGCTAGCGGAAGTCGGGCTCACGCGCCGGGAGATCCGCCAATTGTCCAGGGAAATCGGGCTGCCAAACTGGGACAGGCCCTCTATGGCCTGCCTGGCATCTCGCGTGCCTTACGGCACACCGTTGACGCTCGAAGTGCTGCAGCAGATAGCGCGGGCGGAGGAAGCCCTGCGCGAGGTGCAACCGGGCCAACTGCGAGTGCGGCATCACGGCCCGGCAGCGCGCATTGAGGTCCCTGCAGACCAGATTGCGCGGCTGGCAGATCCACACTTGCGCGGCGAGATCGTTCGCCGCGTGAAACTGGCAGGCTACAATTACGTTACCCTCGACCTTGAGGGTTTTCGGTCGGGGAGCGCCAATGAGGTCCTCTGA
- a CDS encoding diacylglycerol kinase, translating to MRKKPENLERTTPSPREYKSVWRSFRYAWDGLSYVLRTEKHMQFHVTIMSLVLMAAAGFGVTPYELLHLMTAFALVLITEMINTALERTIDLTVKTYDPSAKIAKDVAAGAVLLAAAYAVAVGIIGITTSETFWRVIRSLPESMATPHLGVVQGVLIGSILLGVIIAWLKAKTQSGTFWRGGVVSGHTALAFLIGTSLVIMTRNLSVACLVLAMALLVSQSRVQAKIHSMQEVVIGAALGTIMAVIIFFPFPGNG from the coding sequence ATGAGAAAAAAGCCGGAGAATCTGGAGCGCACGACGCCTTCGCCCCGTGAATATAAGTCGGTCTGGAGGAGCTTCCGCTACGCGTGGGATGGTCTGTCGTACGTCCTGCGTACCGAAAAGCACATGCAGTTCCACGTCACCATCATGAGCCTCGTGCTCATGGCGGCGGCGGGATTTGGCGTCACTCCCTACGAACTGCTCCACCTGATGACCGCCTTCGCTCTGGTGCTCATTACCGAAATGATCAATACCGCACTGGAGCGAACCATTGACCTGACCGTGAAGACCTACGACCCGAGCGCGAAGATCGCCAAGGACGTCGCAGCCGGCGCGGTCCTCCTTGCAGCTGCCTATGCGGTCGCGGTCGGTATCATCGGGATCACTACAAGCGAGACCTTCTGGCGGGTCATACGCTCGCTCCCCGAGAGCATGGCCACCCCGCACCTCGGAGTGGTGCAAGGGGTCCTGATCGGCAGTATCCTGTTGGGCGTCATCATCGCCTGGCTCAAGGCGAAGACCCAGTCAGGCACCTTCTGGAGGGGTGGCGTGGTCTCCGGTCACACCGCGCTGGCTTTCCTGATCGGCACCAGCCTGGTCATCATGACCCGCAACCTGTCGGTCGCCTGCCTCGTGCTCGCGATGGCTCTGCTGGTGTCGCAAAGCCGGGTTCAGGCGAAAATCCACTCTATGCAAGAAGTGGTCATTGGCGCGGCGCTTGGCACAATCATGGCGGTCATCATTTTCTTCCCGTTCCCGGGCAATGGCTAA
- the ybeY gene encoding rRNA maturation RNase YbeY, whose product MEIEIRNLQFEPFDADVMIRAARETAALIGFDLDLLSLVIVDDERMHELNLRFRNSDRTTDVISFEADRDEDETGGEIIISLPTARRQAQAAGHDTATELAWLVSHGLLHVAGMDDATEDELGRMIDLQLETMKRMGLQIHP is encoded by the coding sequence GTGGAGATCGAGATCCGCAATCTGCAGTTTGAGCCCTTCGACGCCGATGTGATGATCCGCGCCGCGCGGGAGACCGCTGCACTCATCGGGTTCGACCTGGACCTTCTCAGCCTGGTGATCGTGGACGACGAGCGCATGCACGAACTCAACCTGCGTTTCAGAAACAGCGACCGCACAACAGACGTTATCTCATTTGAGGCGGACCGAGACGAAGACGAAACCGGCGGCGAGATCATCATCTCCCTGCCCACGGCGCGGCGGCAGGCGCAGGCGGCGGGGCACGACACGGCCACGGAGTTAGCCTGGCTGGTCTCCCACGGTCTGCTGCACGTGGCAGGGATGGACGATGCCACCGAGGACGAGCTTGGCAGGATGATTGACTTGCAGCTGGAAACCATGAAAAGGATGGGTCTGCAGATTCACCCATGA
- a CDS encoding HDIG domain-containing protein produces the protein MKTKARGRKQAARSKLLVSLPRGAGRRILLGFVTAGCVFIAAWARILPQKLDYVEGDRADRTIRAPRSGVYVDPEEMERLRADAAEDVPEIYDPIPGATEKALTALSDIFSRFRDVRANPALADPLAKVTELRNSLDISLSDETLALAVRETTSDAALARVHDGLANLVRREMAGEIRDNATDLEQARQRIAEAVGGLRLTSPFTAMAREIGQAVIVPNRILDRDATEEARKQKRDSVADVVHPIQPRDIIILAGEEVRPRHIAAFQAVGLMQETIDYTRALGVLAVATIMVFLLGLFIRRFNTRVWGNFDQLVTVAALLVATTFAFRALGTTTWFEAGSLTVAIIFSMIVALLMGVSIGMAVGIFSGLLLPILASGGDTRMVMVLILCTTVGVFLVSRTGRKSGVIALAAPAMAAWAALVMLICSEVFSITVTPRLLGIAAVGGLVSPLLAMGASVALERLLGVTTEFRLIELANPHEPLLQRLIREAPGSYQSSLMAANLAEPAAEAIGANALLVRVAAMYHDIGKLKRPYMFVENQLGTDNPHDRLSPHLSALIITNHVREGVELAHEYGLPPEITAFITEHHGTTLVEYFYRRAQEQADDPDAIPEISFRYPGPKPQSRETALFMLADTIEAAARTLENPSRYEIEEMVERLVKHKIEDGQLDEAPLSFRDLSTIKRSFVNTIASMYHHRVKYPEQVLREHESAHSSGRHNGRPRESAVSGGRQP, from the coding sequence ATGAAGACTAAGGCCAGGGGTAGGAAACAGGCAGCCCGGTCGAAGCTCCTCGTCTCCCTCCCTCGTGGAGCCGGGCGCCGCATCCTGCTCGGGTTCGTTACGGCGGGATGCGTCTTCATCGCTGCCTGGGCACGTATACTCCCCCAGAAACTGGATTACGTCGAGGGCGATAGAGCTGACCGCACTATCCGGGCACCCCGCAGCGGCGTCTATGTGGATCCGGAAGAGATGGAACGGCTGAGGGCAGATGCCGCCGAGGACGTGCCCGAGATCTATGACCCGATCCCGGGGGCTACGGAGAAAGCCCTTACAGCACTGAGTGACATCTTCAGCCGTTTTCGGGATGTGCGTGCGAACCCGGCTCTTGCAGACCCTCTCGCAAAGGTCACTGAACTCCGCAACTCGCTGGACATCAGTCTCAGCGATGAGACCCTTGCGCTTGCCGTCCGCGAGACGACGTCCGACGCGGCGCTTGCCAGGGTCCACGACGGTCTGGCGAACCTGGTCCGCCGTGAGATGGCCGGCGAGATACGGGACAATGCCACGGACCTCGAGCAGGCGCGGCAGCGAATCGCTGAAGCTGTAGGCGGCTTGCGCCTCACCAGCCCGTTTACGGCGATGGCCCGAGAGATTGGGCAGGCCGTTATCGTCCCCAACCGCATACTTGACCGTGACGCCACGGAAGAGGCTCGCAAGCAGAAGCGAGACAGCGTGGCCGATGTCGTCCACCCCATCCAGCCCCGGGATATCATTATCCTGGCGGGCGAGGAAGTTCGGCCGCGGCACATCGCGGCGTTCCAGGCCGTGGGGCTCATGCAGGAGACCATCGACTACACGCGAGCCCTCGGTGTACTCGCGGTGGCGACGATCATGGTCTTCCTTCTGGGCCTGTTTATCAGACGGTTCAATACACGTGTCTGGGGCAATTTCGACCAGCTGGTCACCGTGGCCGCGCTGCTAGTGGCCACGACATTCGCCTTCCGCGCGCTGGGCACCACCACCTGGTTCGAGGCGGGAAGCCTGACGGTCGCCATCATCTTCTCGATGATCGTGGCCCTGCTGATGGGTGTCTCGATCGGCATGGCTGTGGGTATCTTTAGCGGATTGCTTCTGCCGATCCTCGCCAGCGGCGGCGACACCCGGATGGTCATGGTGCTGATCCTGTGCACCACGGTGGGCGTTTTCCTGGTGTCGCGCACGGGGCGCAAGAGCGGAGTGATCGCCCTGGCGGCCCCGGCAATGGCGGCATGGGCGGCCCTGGTGATGCTCATCTGCTCCGAAGTGTTCAGCATCACCGTCACCCCGCGGCTTCTGGGCATCGCGGCGGTCGGGGGCCTGGTGTCGCCACTGCTTGCCATGGGCGCTTCAGTGGCCCTGGAACGCCTCCTGGGCGTGACCACTGAGTTCCGCCTGATCGAGCTCGCCAACCCCCACGAGCCCCTGCTGCAGAGGTTGATCCGCGAGGCTCCCGGCAGCTACCAGTCCAGTCTGATGGCGGCAAATCTCGCGGAACCTGCCGCCGAAGCAATCGGGGCTAATGCGCTCCTGGTTCGGGTTGCCGCGATGTACCACGACATCGGCAAGCTCAAGCGCCCATATATGTTTGTGGAGAACCAGCTTGGGACAGACAACCCTCATGACAGGCTGTCGCCACACCTGAGTGCACTCATCATCACCAACCATGTGCGTGAGGGCGTGGAGCTGGCCCACGAGTACGGGCTGCCGCCGGAGATCACGGCTTTCATCACAGAGCATCACGGCACCACGCTGGTGGAGTACTTCTATCGCAGAGCCCAGGAACAGGCAGACGACCCCGACGCAATCCCAGAGATCAGTTTCCGGTATCCCGGCCCGAAACCACAGTCGCGCGAGACGGCGCTGTTCATGTTGGCTGATACGATTGAGGCCGCGGCGCGCACCCTCGAGAACCCGTCACGCTATGAGATTGAGGAAATGGTGGAGCGCCTGGTGAAGCACAAGATCGAGGATGGCCAGCTCGACGAGGCCCCCCTGTCCTTCCGCGATCTATCCACCATCAAGCGCAGTTTCGTGAACACTATCGCCAGCATGTACCATCACCGGGTAAAATATCCGGAACAGGTCCTGCGTGAGCACGAGAGCGCCCACTCATCCGGAAGGCACAACGGGCGCCCCCGGGAGAGTGCGGTCAGTGGCGGGCGCCAGCCTTAG
- a CDS encoding N-acetylmuramoyl-L-alanine amidase, whose protein sequence is MLPVGRTGRAAAVLLLSLSLTAVLAGSLAARYGPGWPRRLYWPRPPGVVIHHSASPGTRGETSISAQDIDRWHESRGWGEETLGPKYHIGYHYVILPGGTVQPGRPEWMRGAHCKGHNDMLGICLVGNFSSQDNPGGAMQPARPTKEQMQALADLLRKLMKRYDFGPEAIHLHRDLGQTQCPGDRFDVKELDRALQADE, encoded by the coding sequence ATGCTCCCCGTGGGCCGTACAGGGCGCGCGGCTGCCGTCCTGCTCCTGTCCCTGTCGTTGACCGCGGTCCTGGCCGGGAGCCTCGCAGCGCGATACGGTCCGGGCTGGCCACGCAGGCTATATTGGCCGCGTCCGCCCGGGGTGGTCATCCACCATTCCGCCTCGCCGGGGACCAGGGGTGAAACGTCCATCAGTGCGCAAGACATAGATCGCTGGCATGAAAGCCGGGGCTGGGGCGAAGAGACGCTGGGGCCGAAGTACCACATTGGCTACCACTACGTGATTCTGCCCGGGGGAACGGTCCAGCCCGGCAGGCCCGAATGGATGCGGGGAGCCCACTGCAAGGGTCACAACGACATGCTGGGCATCTGCCTGGTGGGCAATTTCAGTTCCCAAGACAATCCCGGCGGGGCAATGCAACCCGCGAGGCCCACGAAAGAGCAAATGCAGGCGCTGGCGGATCTCCTGAGGAAACTGATGAAGCGCTATGACTTCGGTCCCGAGGCGATCCACCTGCACAGGGACCTCGGGCAGACACAGTGCCCCGGCGACCGGTTCGACGTAAAGGAGCTCGATAGAGCATTACAAGCGGACGAGTGA